From the Peromyscus leucopus breed LL Stock chromosome 8b, UCI_PerLeu_2.1, whole genome shotgun sequence genome, one window contains:
- the LOC114680783 gene encoding olfactory receptor 1361-like produces the protein MRGSNQSSVSEFLLLGLSRQPQQQQLLFLLFLIMYLATVLGNLLIILAIGTDSRLHTPMYFFLSNLSFVDVCFSSTTVPKVLANHILGSQAISFSGCLTQMYFLFMFVDMDNFLLAVMAYDRYVAICHPLHYTTKMTHQLCVLMVAGSWVTANLNVLLHTLLMARLSFCADNIIPHFFCDITPLLKLSCSDTHLNELMILTEGAVIMVTPFVCILVSYTRITSAVLRVSSPRGRWKAFSTCSSHLAVVGLFYGTIISLYFNPLSAHSSEKDTAATVLYTVVTPMLNPFIYSLRNRDLKGALRKVVQRRTSSV, from the coding sequence ATGAGAGGCAGCAACCAGTCCAGCGTCTCCGAGTTCCTCCTCCTGGGACTCTCCAggcagccccagcagcagcagctcctcttcctgctcttcctcatcATGTACCTGGCCACTGTCCTGGGAAACCTGCTCATCATCCTGGCCATCGGCACAGACTCCCGCCtgcacacccccatgtacttcttcctcagcaaCCTGTCCTTTGTGGATGTCTGCTTCTCCTCCACCACTGTCCCCAAGGTGCTGGCCAACCACATACTCGGGAGTCAGGCCATTTCCTTCTCTGGGTGTCTCACACAGATGTATTTCCTTTTCATGTTTGTGGACATGGACAATTTCCTGCTGGctgtgatggcctatgaccggTATGTGGCCATATGCCACCCCTTACACTACACAACAAAGATGACCCATCAGCTCTGTGTCCTCATGGTGGCTGGATCGTGGGTCACTGCCAATCTGAATGTCCTATTACACACCCTGCTCATGGCTAGACTCTCATTCTGTGCAGACAACATCATCCCTCACTTCTTCTGTGACATCACTCCCCTCCTGAAACTCTCCTGCTCAGATACACACCTCAATGAGCTGATGATTCTTACAGAGGGAGCTGTGATCATGGTCACCCCATTTGTCTGCATCCTGGTCTCCTACACCCGCATCACCTCTGCTGTCCTGAGAGTCTCATCCCCAAGGGGAAGATGgaaagccttctccacctgcagCTCCCACCTGGCTGTGGTCGGCCTCTTCTATGGCACCATCATATCCCTGTATTTCAACCCCTTATCTGCACACTCATCTGAGAAGGACACCGCAGCCACCGTGCTGTACACAGTGGTGACCCCCATGCTGAACCCtttcatctacagcctgaggaacaggGACTTGAAAGGGGCTCTACGCAAAGTGGTCCAGAGAAGGACTTCTTCTGTTTAA